The Octadecabacter arcticus 238 genome contains a region encoding:
- the murA gene encoding UDP-N-acetylglucosamine 1-carboxyvinyltransferase: protein MDSIVVRGGKALSGQIEIAGAKNAALALMPATLLSDEPLTLTNTPRLSDIKTMTVLLESLGAEISSLQDGKVQTMSCHGLINTTADYDIVRKMRASNLVLGPLLAREGHAIVSLPGGCAIGARPMDIHTDGLTKMGAQIDLKDGYLHAKADGGKLKGAVIDFPFASVGATENIMMAATLAKGTTVINNAAREPEIVDLASCLTKMGAQIDGAGTSTITIQGVDRLHGATHPVVTDRIELGTYMLAPVIAGGEVECLGGRMDLVAAFAEKLDAVGVSVEETKAGLKVKLNGNRPRAVNVITEPFPGFPTDLQAQMMAMLCFADGTSVLEEKIFENRFMHAPELVRMGANIEVHGGTATVTGVDKMKGAPVMATDLRASVSLILAGLAAEGETQVNRVYHLDRGYENVAEKLGSVGADIERVAGR from the coding sequence ATGGATTCCATCGTTGTACGAGGCGGCAAAGCGCTGTCGGGCCAGATTGAGATCGCGGGTGCAAAGAACGCGGCATTGGCGTTGATGCCTGCCACATTGTTAAGCGATGAACCGCTGACGCTGACTAACACGCCACGTTTGTCCGACATTAAAACAATGACGGTGTTGCTGGAATCGCTGGGCGCTGAGATTTCGTCGCTCCAAGATGGCAAGGTGCAGACGATGTCGTGCCATGGGTTGATCAACACGACAGCGGATTATGATATCGTGCGCAAGATGCGGGCGTCGAATCTGGTTTTAGGGCCTTTGCTGGCCCGCGAAGGCCATGCCATTGTATCGCTTCCGGGCGGGTGCGCCATTGGTGCGCGGCCGATGGACATTCACACGGACGGTCTGACGAAGATGGGTGCGCAGATCGACCTTAAGGATGGGTATCTGCATGCCAAAGCGGATGGCGGCAAGCTTAAGGGTGCGGTGATTGATTTCCCGTTTGCGTCCGTTGGCGCGACTGAAAACATCATGATGGCTGCGACATTGGCCAAAGGAACAACCGTTATCAACAACGCCGCGCGCGAACCTGAGATCGTTGATCTGGCGTCTTGCCTTACTAAAATGGGCGCGCAGATTGATGGCGCTGGCACTTCTACGATTACCATTCAGGGTGTCGATCGTTTGCACGGCGCGACGCATCCCGTTGTGACGGACCGCATCGAACTTGGCACTTATATGCTGGCACCGGTGATTGCCGGCGGTGAGGTTGAATGCCTTGGTGGTCGAATGGATTTGGTCGCGGCATTCGCGGAGAAATTGGATGCAGTTGGCGTAAGCGTTGAGGAAACCAAGGCCGGTCTGAAGGTCAAGTTGAACGGCAATCGACCCCGTGCGGTGAATGTCATAACCGAACCATTCCCGGGCTTTCCGACTGATTTACAGGCGCAGATGATGGCGATGCTGTGCTTTGCTGACGGAACGTCAGTGCTGGAAGAAAAGATATTCGAGAATCGTTTTATGCACGCGCCGGAATTGGTGCGGATGGGTGCAAACATAGAAGTTCATGGCGGCACTGCGACCGTGACGGGTGTTGATAAAATGAAGGGCGCGCCTGTGATGGCGACTGATCTACGAGCGTCGGTGTCTCTGATCCTCGCAGGGTTGGCTGCTGAGGGTGAAACGCAGGTCAACCGAGTGTACCACCTTGATCGCGGCTATGAGAATGTTGCGGAAAAGTTGGGCAGCGTCGGTGCGGATATCGAGCGGGTGGCAGGACGATGA